In Aspergillus nidulans FGSC A4 chromosome II, a single window of DNA contains:
- a CDS encoding alpha/beta fold hydrolase (transcript_id=CADANIAT00004598) produces MASPLLALLRSVFVLGYGLFTMGVYFVVALYHGYQFRRTTEKEKMELQLAHHLQAIRLTFVRQAHNRLWDLSRKCWGVWRHILSEESLQSSATLVAVDLPGYGGSESLDRYSATAVLENLTEFIIAMRKKYGIDGPIATRQQRTIIIGHDWGCVLAMRLAADAPQLADRFILTNGPLIPLAVSNISIRLSSLVYMLRCFLRSPVRERSLLFNAAKSLKPILFQLWRSGYIFAFQLPPLLIAYIGNGANQATLKHIHKMSYGNRNYTPTDAAECMASTLGPSIHERMTQTADGQAYAESAVTRPAISKFVEMCSYYRDGTATAPWKKSTETVTSLCGIAEENGARCIDSDARILDDGPPGALKASTTVVWGQKDHALTRELCLDGISDYLPQRSQVVELPVSAHWTPMELEGRVALVKVAEWAVNGEREDIGAVVETCYPEATVTVQK; encoded by the exons ACCATGGCTACCAATTCAGGAGGACgactgagaaagagaaaatggAGCTGCAGCTCG CACATCACCTTCAGGCCATTAGACTGACATTCGTTCGACAAGCTCACAACCGACTATGGGACCTGTCCAGGAAATG CTGGGGAGTATGGCGCCATATCCTCAGCGAGGAATCCCTGCAAAGTTCAGCGACGCTGGTCGCCGTTGATCTGCCTGGTTATGGAGGCTCTGAGAGCTTAGATAGATATTCGGCTACCGCCGTTCTTGAGAACCTTACCGAGTTCATCATTGCTATGAGAAAGAAGTATGGTATTGATGGACCTATAGCTACTCGTCAGCAGAGGACCATTATCATCGGGCATGACTGGGGCTGTGTACTTGCTATGCGACTGGCAGCTGATGCTCCTCAACTAGCTGATAGGTTCATCCTGACAAACGGGCCACTA ATCCCCCTGGCAGTTTCTAACATCAGTATTCGGCTGTCATCCTTAGTGTACATGCTCAGGTGCTTCCTGCGCTCACCCGTTCGAGAGCGGTCATTATTGTTCAATGCCGCCAAGTCACTAAAGCCCATATTATTTCAATTGTGGCGTTCGGGATACATATTCGCCTTTCAACTTCCTCCGCTATTGATTGCCTACATTGGCAATGGAGCAAATCAAGCAACCCTAAAGCACATTCATAAAATGTCGTACGGCAACCGGAACTACACTCCTACTGACGCCGCAGAGTGCATGGCAAGCACACTTGGTCCATCTATTCACGAACGCATGACACAAACCGCTGATGGCCAGGCATATGCGGAATCCGCGGTGACCAGACCGGCGATCTCAAAGTTCGTCGAAATGTGCAGCTACTACCGAGACGGCACTGCTACCGCCCCCTGGAAGAAGTCTACTGAGACGGTAACAAGCCTCTGTGGCATTGCGGAAGAGAACGGAGCTCGGTGCATCGATAGTGACGCGAGAATACTCGACGACGGACCGCCAGGCGCCTTGAAAGCCAGTACGACCGTGGTCTGGGGCCAGAAGGACCATGCACTCACTCGGGAGCTGTGCCTAGATGGTATCTCGGactatcttcctcagcgTAGTCAGGTTGTTGAGCTTCCAGTCAGTGCACACTGGACGCCGATGGAGCTCGAGGGTCGGGTTGCTTTGGTCAAAGTGGCCGAGTGGGCTGTGAACGGCGAGCGTGAAGACATTGGAGCGGTTGTTGAGACCTGTTATCCCGAAGCAACGGTGACGGTTCAAAAATGA